One stretch of Arachis duranensis cultivar V14167 chromosome 1, aradu.V14167.gnm2.J7QH, whole genome shotgun sequence DNA includes these proteins:
- the LOC107492315 gene encoding serine/threonine-protein kinase STY13, with amino-acid sequence MKEGSEGFVRADQIDLKSIDEQLERHLNKVITMDKKKNLDDDLHHHHNLLPQLHTTTSASSSPKFKSPVSSPFKKQRQDWEIDPSKLIIKSVIARGTFGTVHRALYDSQDVAVKLLDWGEEGQRTEAEVNSLRSAFIQEVAVWHKLDHPNVTKFIGATMGSSELQIQTENGVISMPSNICCVVVEYLPGGTLKSYLIKNRRRKLAFKVVIQLALDLARGLSYLHSQKIVHRDVKTENMLLDKTRTVKIADFGVARVEASNPNDMTGETGTLGYMAPEVLNGNPYNRKCDVYSFGICLWEIYCCDMPYPDLSFSEITSAVVRQNLRPEIPRCCPSSLANVMKKCWDASPDKRPEMDEVVSMLEAIDTSKGGGMIPVDQQQGCLCFRKYRGP; translated from the exons atgaaagagGGTAGTGAGGGGTTCGTGAGAGCCGATCAGATTGATCTGAAGAGCATAGATGAGCAGCTCGAGAGGCATCTCAACAAGGTCATCACCATGGACAAGAAGAAGAACCTCGACGACGACCTTCACCACCATCACAACCTTCTTCCTCAGCTTCACACAACCACAagcgcttcttcttctcccaaATTCAAGAGTCCCGTTAGTAGTCCTTTCAAGAAGCAGAGGCAGGATTGGGAAATTGACCCTTCCAAGCTCATCATTAAGTCCGTTATAGCGCGTGGCACTTTCGGCACTGTTCACCGTGCTCTCTATGATTCTCAAGATGTTGCtg TCAAATTGCTGGATTGGGGCGAAGAAGGGCAAAGGACGGAAGCCGAAGTTAATTCTTTGAGGTCAGCCTTTATACAGGAAGTTGCTGTATGGCACAAACTTGACCATCCCAATGTCACAAAG tttatagGTGCAACTATGGGGTCTTCAGAACTACAGATACAAACCGAGAATGGTGTAATTAGCATGCCGAGCAATATCTGTTGTGTTGTTGTTGAGTATCTTCCAGGAGGAACACTTAAATCTTACTTAATAAAGAACAGGAGGAGGAAACTAGCCTTTAAGGTTGTCATCCAGCTGGCACTTGATCTTGCAAGAGG GCTGAGTTACCTTCACTCGCAGAAGATTGTCCATAGAGATGTAAAGACAGAAAACATGCTATTGGATAAGACACGTACAGTTAAAATTGCCGATTTTGGGGTTGCACGAGTGGAGGCATCAAATCCTAATGATATGACTGGGGAGACTGGCACTCTTGGTTACATGGCTCCAGAG GTTTTAAATGGCAACCCCTATAACAGGAAGTGTGATGTGTACAGTTTTGGAATCTGCTTGTGGGAGATTTATTGTTGTGACATGCCATATCCTGACCTAAGTTTCTCAGAAATTACTTCAGCCGTGGTTCGCCAG AATCTGAGACCAGAAATACCAAGATGTTGCCCAAGCTCTCTAGCAAATGTGATGAAGAAATGCTGGGATGCGAGTCCCGATAAGCGGCCAGAGATGGACGAGGTGGTCTCGATGTTGGAGGCCATTGACACATCCAAAGGCGGAGGCATGATTCCCGTTGATCAGCAACAGGGTTGTCTTTGCTTCCGCAAGTACAGAGGTCCTTGA
- the LOC127748565 gene encoding bidirectional sugar transporter SWEET5 yields MADLNLARLIIGIIGNVISFCLFMSPMPTFVQICKAKSVQDFKPDPYVVTVLNCAMWSFYGMPFVTKNNVLVLTINGFGFFLELFYTGIFLAFSPWGKRRKILLALLAEAIFVALVVFFVLYFVESLKERALIVGLICIFFNILMYFSPLTVIRQVIKDKSVKYMPFCLSLANFCNAVVWTVYACLKWDLFILIPNALGALSGLVQLILYAVFYRSTNWDQESAIEV; encoded by the exons ATGGCTGACCTTAATCTAGCAAGACTAATTATCGGAATAATTG GAAATGTCATCTCTTTTTGCTTATTCATGTCACCAAT GCCTACATTTGTGCAAATATGCAAAGCAAAATCAGTGCAAGATTTCAAGCCAGATCCTTATGTAGTGACAGTACTGAATTGTGCAATGTGGTCATTCTATGGAATGCCATTCGTGACCAAAAATAACGTTCTTGTTCTCACAATCAATGGCTTTGGCTTcttccttgagctcttctacactggcatcttccttgcattctCACCTTGGGGTAAAAGG AGGAAGATTCTGCTAGCCCTTTTAGCCGAGGCCATCTTTGTTGCTTTGGTGGTATTTTTTGTGTTGTATTTCGTTGAATCCTTGAAGGAAAGAGCCTTAATTGTTGGACTCATATGCATCTTCTTCAACATCCTTATGTACTTTTCACCCTTGACCGTCATA CGTCAAGtaatcaaagacaaaagtgtGAAGTACATGCCTTTCTGCCTTTCCCTTGCTAACTTCTGCAACGCTGTCGTCTGGACGGTATATGCATGTCTTAAATGGGATCTTTTCATTCTG ATTCCAAATGCCTTAGGAGCACTTTCAGGATTGGTGCAACTTATTCTCTATGCCGTTTTTTACCGATCAACTAACTGGGACCAAGAAAGCGCaatcgaagtatag